ATAAGTTGAAATGCCTTAATGCTGACAATAATTCAAATAACTGAAGTAAGGAAAATGACATATTGACGCACTACAGTCCAAGAAGAAGTTTTTCCAAGTTTTGGACgccgtttctgaaaaaaaaaatgtaacaaagaatacaaagaaaaaaaacccaccGGGTTAAATCGTGATTAGGAATTTCATTCTGATTGATAAATGATTATAAAGACAATTATTTTTATCCACGAAAGCGTTTGTACATAGATAAGCTTAGTTAATAGCAACAATTCCTATTCAAATACGTATCATTGTGACATGTAGACTATAAGCcttcaatagggagcttaagctcgcgcgtttttgagaagaggaCAGCAGCCGGAAGTGACCTGTTTTACCCCTTACTCCGTCTTCACACAACCGCATTTACATTCCTAAGTATCttcagagatgattagtataaatctgggagacaccactgtcctggcagcCGAAATGTTCTCTCCCGGTTACCGTCCTCGCCTAAAAATGCGAGTGCTTAAGCTCGCTATCTAACCTCACTTTACGCAGGTAACTGGCAATTAGTGATTTCTTTTCAGTCTATTGCAAGGTTCAAACAAATATCTACAAAAACGAAAGTACTCGACCCGGTGAATGCAatcaatatttatttcagtCGCTTGCCAAAGCAGCTCGCAAAAGAACTACATTGGCGACCGATTTTAAAACAATCTCTGTGTGAagaacttttccttttttctctcgACAACTTGCCTATTACAAACCTAAACATCATATTTCTTTTCAGGaattaaaattatattcaaACAGCACTTACCAATCTTTTCGAGTTCTTGTGGCCCAAATTCAaacgtgacatcatcgccaattagaacaaatggcgcccagtattttaTGGCCGAATACTTCTTTGTctcccgaagagatttcatagcatggtGAACAGCTAAACTTGCACGTTTTTCatctgccaagtgttggtaAAAACTCTTCATGAACAGCAAGGTCGCCTCATTatcaattgcccagagtgacaccagaacagaccgggcaTCAGCACACAAAAATGCTCTGGCTATTCCCACAACaccctcagattttacctctccttgaccactatgacagcaactcagCACAACCAGCTTTGCCTGAAGACGGACTGCATGAACATCGCTCATTGTTAACATGTAATCTTTCTCTTCGGGAATCTGGGATGAGCGATCAGGATTTGGGGACAAAATTATTTCTCCAAATTCGTCATCTCCATGAGCAGCAATGTGAATTaaagcaactgacttcattcttttcagaaCCTCAGCTTTCGTTGCATTTTCGCCAGTGAGAGGCGTGGTCTGAAGAAGTTCTCCGATCATCTCCACCTCTTTTTTCGCGCACGGCAACTGTTTATACATTGGTCCACCGATGCCCCAAGTGATTTTCCTTAAGCACGGATCTCCCACAAGCAACGCTTCACTCTTACTGTTCAAGCCGTCAGGTGCACTGGAGATCACTTTTAAGGTGGTCAGCGAGGGAACAGTACGAATCCTGAGAGATTCACTCAATGCAGAATAAGGAACCAggcaaaatggtccatcaggaacaaagattAAGTCATCACCCTGAAGCAAGTCTGCAATTGGACTGAttaagacatcatacaagggCTGCAAAGTCTTGTCGGAAACGCTCAAAGACTGTAAGGTTTCCTCAACAGCTCCTACATTGCAAGGGAAGTCGCTGCGTTGTCTGTGTACAGAGCGATTCTCGCATCGGACAACAGTCCCTGCGCCAATCAGTCTCAAAGTAGTCTTTATCAGTGAATCAGCACTTCCATATTCGATTTTCTTTTGCCTAAACTCTATTCCGCTTCCTCTTCTCAGAAgccaaaaattaataatgttcCGTTCAAGTGCCATGAAAACTGTTTGTAAAGGCAAATATTTCATTAGAGCGGAAATAGTTTCCTTCGTCGAAACTGCCGAGGAAGGGCCTTCATCAATGCCAAATGGCACATACAAAATGTCTGtcaaagcctgtgctcgtccttgctcagcagcGTACAAAGCCTCATCAACTTCTTCATTCTTCAGAAAGCCTCTCCACAGAGCTGTGTACGCCCCTTGCTTTGtgtcacgaaagcttattttccatgcatcctctgactgaagaagccttgtttcatcaaaatgtctTATGCTTCGACGATAAAAATTAACAGCTTCGGACAACGAGCCTGAAAATTCATGAACGCGACCAAGCCAATAGCAAGCGTTTCCCTGGTCTACTGGATCCTCCGTTTCCTTGGATATAGTAAGAAATTGTTCGTGAAAGAAAAGAGCATTTTCAAGCTCACCTCCTTTGTAATAAGCAACACCGAGAAGTGCGTAAGCTTTtgcctccccggccctatcctcTACTTCTTTCAAAATACTAAGACCTTGTtcgtggtactctatggcttgcttaaaattgcccagactgcaATAAGCGCTGCCGAGGTTGCAATAGGCTTGACCCTGCGTGGCCCTATCCCCTATTTCTTTCGCGATGCTAAGTTGTTGTTCGAGGTATTCTATGGCTTTCTTCAAATTGTGGAGACAGTGATAATTGTTGCCGATATTACCATTGGCTCTACtctctccggccctgtcccttACCTTtcttgcaatactaagatgttgatagTGGTAACCTATGGCAAGCtcaaaattgcccagactgagataagcTTCGCCGAGATTCCCATAGGAAATTCCCTCCCCGTCCCTAGCCCCTACTTCTTTCGAAATACTAAGACTTTGTTCATGGAACtttatggcttgcttaaaattgcccagactgcgataagcgttgccgagattgttATAGGCTGtaccctccccggccctatcccctactttttTGGAAATACTAAGATTTTGTTCAAAATACTCtttggcttgcttaaaattaccCAGCCTGTAATAAGTGAAGCCAAGATTGCCATAGCCTCTACCCTCCCTGGCCCTATTTCCTACTTCTCTTgaaatactaagatgttgatggtagTACTCtctggcttgcttaaaattgcccagactgagataagcTTCGCCGAGATTCCCATAGGAAATTCCCTCCCCGTCCCTAGCCCCTACTTCTTCCTTAATACTAAGACTTTGTTCATGGTACTTTATGGCTTGCTTAAACTTGGCCAGACTGCAGTAAGCGTTGCCGAGCTGGCCATAGGCTTCACTCTCCCCGACCCGATCCCCAACTTCTTTCGAAATACTAAGGCTTtgttcatggtactctatggcttgctcaAAATTGCCCAAATTCCTATAAGCGAGTCCGAGGTTCCCATAAGCtgctccctccccggccctatcccctacttctttcgaAATACAAAGATCTTTTTCGTGGTGCTTAATGGCTCGCttgaaattgcccagactgtgataagcgttgccgagattaccattagCTCTACCCTCTCCGGctctgtcccctacttcttttgcaatactaagatcttgtttgtggtactctatggcttgctgaAAATATCCCAGACGgtaataagcgttgccgagattaccattggctttACCCTCTGCGACTCTGGCTGCtacttctttcgcaatactaagacattGTTCGaggtactctatggctcgcttgaaattgcccagaccgttataagcgttgccgagattccCATAGGCCATTCCCTCCCCGGCTCTATCCCCTATTTCTGTCGAAATACTAAGAAATTGTTCGTGGTACtttatggcttgcttgaaattgccCAATTCTTCATAAACACAGCCGAGATTACGATTGgccttgccctccccggccctatcccctacttcctttgcaatgctaagacatTGTTCagaatactctatggctcgcttaaaattgcccagactacgataagcgttgccgagattaccaatGGCATTGCCCTGCTGTTCCtgatcccctacttcttttgcaatacctAGTTGTTGCTTCAAATACTTTctggcttttttaaaattgcccagactgtaataagcgatgccgagattgccacAGGCTTTTCCCTCTCCAGCACTGAAACCTATTTTCTTAAAAATCcttaatgcttctgtgtaatcCCTCTTGGCCTGTTCAAAATAAGCCAAGCCATAATAATAATCGCCTAATTTCAAATATGCAATGCCCTCCCCGTTTCTGTTTCCCTCTTTTCTGGCAACGCTAAGTTGTTGTATATGTTGCTCAAAAACGTTCATCTTCTTGTCTGCCATTAAAAGAACTCTTGAGAACAAGGAAGGTCGTCTTTGTAAGGGCGCTCCTTGAAAAATACGAAAGAAAGCATGAGAAGTTCAATACAAAGAGACCGCGTGTCATTATAAGTCTAACAAAGACAATTTTCTGCTGTTGGCGTCAAATTCTTTACTTCTTTTATTGAGCCCTTTGTCTGATTTAAACTGGATTTTTAAAGCCAGAATTGACCGTACAAAATAGACGTATTTAAACGGCATAAATTTGTCCCATATCAGACTTAACTCAGTCAAAGTAATACTGTTGTCTTTTGTCGTCATATTTTcctgatcaaatcaaattgctcGCGTGATACCACCTCTTAAAGGTATCTTTGTGTAGTTTTCAGTTATGGTAATTTAATAGACATTACTACCACATTAAGCAATCAATTTCACGAAAAATATTTtaggttagtctgtaaaatgaagaagAGAAATCCACAAAGCAGACTCTTAACCTCAAGATAGGGTTAATAGataaaacaaactctgtgtgaaattaaaacttgaaattcaaaaacagcCAATCGACTTCATCAAGTAGTAGGGATAAAAAATATTTGGTCGCATCAGTTTTTCCATGGATTTAGAATAGtcttttcttcttcctttcttACATCGGCACGAGGGGATCGGGTAGAGGTCTATCACTGGACCAGAAACTACCTTGCTCTATCCCCGAATATTCTCAGCCATTTTTATGAGCCTGATGGTGTCATACTCAGCTTTTGTTTACTTTCGGATTGTTTGGGTTTGCCTCATGGAAccagtgtttcattttgcaccataggatttctttagttttctcgAACTACTCCTTCCCATATCTTTTACCAACGGAGATTATAgtgcatatatatattttttatatttactATTcctatctttttttcttttctgcctCAACAGCAGttccttaacaaaaaaaattctgtttacAGACTAACACTAACTTTTGGTTAAGACTTTCCcacaactcaccatccacacacagaATATTCCCCCCAGTTGcccactttactagagattattgtttcagttagtggagaggaacgcCTTCCTAAAAGGGGATTCTTGCTACGGCATCATACTCATGCCACAAAAGTTTTTAGTCTACTGCTGACTTTAACTTAAAAATGCATTAGTAATTATGAGCTTaaaaacctaaccctaacccgataaaacacttctcattagaattctttagATAGAGAATAGTATTAAGGCCCTGCTTATTTTTCTGTGTGCTAATAGCTAaaagtccatgtataagccgaaCCCCTAATTTGGATGCtcgaattaaaaaaagaaaaataggagacaacaaattttgaatttccaatGAAGTTCTACATGTAaacaaacaaggacaaacaattaTTGTTCCAAAACACTGACACGGTGGTTGTTGTGAGCTTTCATATCAATTAAGTCTTTACGTAGCGAAATTTCACTTGTCATAACTTTATCTTCTgagtttattataaaaataaaaataaaaaacttaaGATGCTCTCtgagcacgatttttttttcaatatcagTTTTTATATCACTTTGAAACGCTCTTAAATACGCACGAGTGCTTAGTAGCTAAGCTTATAGTTTGAAATGTGGAGAGGAGTCTGGGCATCACAATGAAACAGTCGGCCATTTGGCTCGCGAGTACTCACGAATATCTTGGTATTTTCTCGCACGTAGCGGAAAAATATCCGTCAAAGTGACAGGAAGCAGGCGTCAAACAGCTTtgtggaggaatggagatttCCTGTAGGTTGGTGTTCAGTTGTTCGAGTAAAGTGAAtagaaaattaatcgcttgaaagaactcttggagaacAAGAATCGCAAATGAACGCAATGAGCGGCTCCAGTCGTTCAGGAGCCACCATTCATGAAAAAGGCAATCATCAGCAACATGCTTCCAGTTTGTTAAATATTTATTCAGTGACATATCGAGAAGTTTAACTTCTCAGGTGTTTCCATAGATAAGACGCAccctcgattttttttttctttttaattttgaaaaaaaaggtgcGGCCTTTACATGGACTTTTACGGTATCTATGTCACAATTTGAACTTTTgctttatcgggtttaaaacaCTTGGCTATGTCTCTTGTTCTTAAACCGGATAAAACACGGCTGCTCGTATTTTAGACAGTACTTCATTAAGTAGCACAGATCATACCATGACTGGCAAAAGCCATGCCGAATTGTTGTTCAACAGGAAGATGAGAGAGAAGTTGCAGGAACTGCATGTTGATTGCCACTTACACACCTAGAAACTCAGGAAAGACATGCAGATGTAAAACCAAAGACCAAAGAACATGCAGATAAGGTATTCAAGTGGGTGATCAAGTACTGGTGAGACAAGAGAAGAACAATATGTCTTCCACACCATTCCAAGCTATCAGAAAGACCAGCAACAGTGTTACTGTGGATGAAGATCCGAGTTGGACTCAATACTCGAGAAATACCTCCCATGTAAAAACCTTATGGGAGATGATTCCACCCCTACTCTAGAAGCATCACCAGTAAGAGCGGAGAAGACTACAGCACATGCCACAACCCCTTGCAAGCTATGGGTGAACCAACCACAGCAATACCCTCGACACCATTAAGTGTACCTCAGACTAGGAATGCACCATTAGCACAAGCAAGTGCGGAGAATAGGGACAAAGCAGTTCTTATCCGCAGGAATATTGTGGCCAACCGGACAACAGTGCCACCCACGTCAGTCCTTCCAGCTCCACCAAGGTGTAAAACACCCTAACGCCAGCCAAGACTACCGCAGCGATACAAGAACTTTGTGTTGGAATAACACACTAGCCATTATCTATGCCCTTGATTGAATGGATGTCAACTTTTCCATTTAACCATTTGGGAACTTTTGGTTTTTAGATGGCACTTCCACAGAAGATCTATCCATAGAAGATttcatctataacccgcactttaGTACAAATTTTGGGGGTACTcttcacaacaacgacgtgaagtCACCAAATCTGAGGCTTTGATGACAACGCGAGCTTAAAAATGTGAATCTCTCATTTTCTATTAATtgttttttactctgaaacggCTCGTAccgttttatttttagaatgcTTCGGCCACATTGCACGACGTGAACGACATGAAATAATCGCGAAAAACTTATGatattgcaaagttatattttgaggtgccGTTTACGTCGACGttggcgtcgtagatcttagggagtttaagaaaccacgacggctacagcgacgaaaacgtcacttcaaaatataactttgagctattcaagtattttatcattattccatcttgtatatattacaaaatatgggtgaagtgtcctataactgatGATGCATTGTTCTACGtatacgctcacgttgtcgccaaatcctaaaatttggtgatttcacgttgttgttttgtggaatacggcaaagaaatgcacagTAAGCACaaatattttcccttttaaactttttttttgcatatttttgcggtggtctgcataacaacgacgtggaaactctaaatttgactgggttttgatgacaacgtgagcatacaaatgtgaaACGTTCACCCCACATTTGTACTCTTAAATGTGCCAAATTACTCCTAGGACACTTCGTCCACGTTGTGACTTGAGCGAGACGGAGTTATCGCGAAAGAGGTAACAGTAATACAAAGttatattttcattttgtacATTTTCGTAATGTACATCAGTCTTAAAGTCCCTGATTCGGAAACTTAAGCGCGTGACGTTTGTATTGCGTAGTATATTTTGACTATTGGAGAAGCTTGATTTAAAAATCTATATTagactactgtcctggcatgaGAAAGTTCACTTTTGATCTCCTTTTGCGGCTCAAAAACATCTCATGTTCCTTAATGTGATTTAATTCATGCAGCAATAGCTTTTTAGATGTAGACCAGGAAGTTATGAATGTCTTAACATTTTTGTCCAGGTTTCTTGGGGGTTTACTTCAGGGCTTCTAAAGTTCATTAAAAGAtagaacaaaaaaaagacatacTCTCCTTTTTTGTAAGAACcgtttttttataagaacgttgtgGCTGAGAGTCGATTAAAAACGCTtctattttgttcatttgtattttaaatgaaagtatAAAATAACGTAAATAATTGAATCCAAATACTTAAGGACATATTTTGTATAAAATAACAATCATGATACACATCTCAGTTTGTAATATTGAGCAGTTCTGATTTTTAATCGTttcaaaataacttcaacaTCAAAGTCATCAGATGTATCATCAAAGAAGTTGGCCTTGTATGTTGGAGTATTTAATGGTACCAGTAAACGACGCTGGTCATGTCCACATTGATTTATTGAAATACTATACCATGTAAAGTTAACAACATCTTAAAAGCGTTTTCAGCTTCTCCAAAATCAGAGGTTCTTACTAAAAAAGAGTATATGTAATGGGAGCTGTTTTGCATTACCTGCGTCATATTTTCATAAGATaccataataaataataaacacCATTGCAATAAGTCAAGGGATAAGCGTCGGTGAAAACAAGGAACTAAGCAGGAAGCACCTAAAAGATCGAAAACGAAGGACGTTaggtcgaaaacgaagcactgacaactcgaaaacgaagcaccctaTTTTTCCATTGGAGGATCGCTTTGACCAGAGTAATCCAAAGTTTTAGGCTTCACAGCAGGTGCCTTAAACGCCATATTTAACGTTAACACCCACGGAACCGAAAACCTTAGCGCATCTTACAACTCTGCTTCCAGCAAATGAAGCGTGTATTACTAACTGAATGACTTGTTCTAAAATAATGAAGGGTGAATGGGAACAGGTATTGGGAAACGGGGAATCACTAAAATAGGGAGTCTCTAAAAGGGAGAATTACTAAAGTATTGAATCTCTAAAAAGGGGGAAGTTTTTTTGGGAAACGATTTGTCACAGACACAAATCACTGTTGAGAGATTAAAACACTCAGTCTACCGACCAGAAAGTGTTGCTAGAAAACGATTGACGATACATGTAAACATTAGTGGTTCTTAACGTATTTACCAGGCAAACGATCCGTGTTGTTCCCGCAAAAATTAACACATTAAGGCTCGCGACAGTATTGTGTCCTGAAGAGGTTGTTGTTTAGAAAGAACCAATCTTGAACACAACTTTGGATTGAAGAAAAAGGCCACAAGTTATCGTATTTTGCTGGATTTTTGAGACCGTCAGTTTCACCTCTTTCAAAGTGTTAGTAAACTTTCGAATAAATTATCGCAATATAGGAAACTCTTATATATGCAACACCATTATTGGTAGCTGCATCGTTGGGGATACGCTGAGCATTTCaaaattctaattttgttatCAGAAGAATTCGCTACACAAATTTTCCGGCAGTCGATGTACCTATCATTAATTATACCGTGACACCGTTTCATTTCCTTCATCCAGTCagattttaacatttcttagtattcatttggtcatttaatcctATAATCTAGATCAAGGACATCTAAATAAAGTGACTGTGCAACATCAGTCGCTATTTACGTTACTCAAGACTAAAAAACTTCATCCCTCGTAGTACGttacatttttgaaaaacggtggCCACGTTGGGGTAAAAATTGACCTTGCGTTTCCTTTAGTCTCTATTTCGAATGGTACACCATCTTGTCCGCCATGATCAAACCTTCTATTGACAACGCCCTTTTCATATTCGGTACTGATTTGTTTTCTCACTGCTTAAACATCGATTGCCCCGTTTGTAAACGGCCACTCCCACTCCTCTACCGGGGGACTGGACACATTGAATTCTTCGAGCAACTATCTTAACAGCGGGGAAGCTGTAGtctcaactattactagtacaTGTATTACAGCACAAAAGTATTTTTCAGGGAAGGGAAAGCtcgcattttattggctaatcctGTTAGTTACCATGACTACACCTACATCCTTAAAATAATATC
This portion of the Montipora capricornis isolate CH-2021 chromosome 11, ASM3666992v2, whole genome shotgun sequence genome encodes:
- the LOC138023768 gene encoding tetratricopeptide repeat protein 28-like codes for the protein MKSVALIHIAAHGDDEFGEIILSPNPDRSSQIPEEKDYMLTMSDVHAVRLQAKLVVLSCCHSGQGEVKSEGVVGIARAFLCADARSVLVSLWAIDNEATLLFMKSFYQHLADEKRASLAVHHAMKSLRETKKYSAIKYWAPFVLIGDDVTFEFGPQELEKIETASKTWKNFFLDCSASICHFPYFSYLNYCQH